A single window of Halobacterium jilantaiense DNA harbors:
- the kynU gene encoding kynureninase — protein sequence MDEFDASRSAARMRDAESALTGLQARFDTPDDATYLDGNSLGLHGEDAAETLQRAVDQWRDLGIEAWTEADPPWFDYGELLGDRLAGILGAKPGECVAANSTTVNIHTLVGGFLDAADGTDVVVNELDFPTDHYAICAQLEARGLDPDDHLVVAESEDGRTITSDAVADAVSEDTAVVFMPSVLYRSGQLLDVDAITDIAHEHGAYAGFDLAHSVGVVDHDLHRAGVDFAVWCSYKYLNAGPGAVAGLFVHEDNWDVDPHLAGWWGNDDATQFQMEQHFRPAEGAAGWQIGTVNVFSAAPLFGALDVVEAAGIDELRDHSVSLTWYLIGLVDERLPECAVGTPREADRRGGHVAIEHPDAGALSRALRDRGVVVDYRPPNVVRLAPSPYYVSHEDVWSAVDELREILDSDAHEDYRETEQTVT from the coding sequence ATGGACGAGTTCGACGCGTCGCGGTCGGCGGCGCGGATGCGCGACGCGGAGTCGGCCCTGACCGGGCTTCAGGCGCGGTTCGACACGCCCGACGACGCGACGTACCTCGACGGGAACAGCCTCGGGCTCCACGGCGAGGACGCCGCGGAGACCCTGCAGCGCGCCGTCGACCAGTGGCGCGACCTCGGCATCGAGGCGTGGACGGAGGCCGACCCGCCGTGGTTCGACTACGGCGAACTGCTCGGCGACCGGCTCGCCGGCATCCTCGGCGCGAAGCCCGGCGAGTGCGTCGCCGCGAACTCCACGACGGTGAACATCCACACGCTCGTCGGCGGCTTCCTCGACGCGGCCGACGGCACCGACGTGGTGGTGAACGAACTGGACTTCCCGACCGACCACTACGCCATCTGCGCACAGCTCGAAGCGCGGGGGCTCGACCCAGACGACCACCTCGTCGTCGCGGAGAGCGAGGACGGCCGCACCATCACGTCCGACGCCGTCGCGGACGCGGTCAGCGAGGACACCGCTGTCGTGTTCATGCCGTCCGTCCTCTACCGGAGCGGCCAGCTCCTCGACGTCGACGCCATCACGGACATCGCCCACGAGCACGGCGCGTACGCGGGCTTCGACCTCGCGCACTCCGTCGGCGTCGTCGACCACGACCTCCACCGCGCGGGCGTCGACTTCGCCGTCTGGTGCAGCTACAAGTACCTGAACGCGGGTCCGGGCGCGGTCGCGGGCCTGTTCGTCCACGAGGACAACTGGGACGTCGACCCCCACCTCGCGGGCTGGTGGGGCAACGACGACGCCACCCAGTTCCAGATGGAACAGCACTTCCGGCCCGCCGAGGGTGCCGCCGGCTGGCAGATCGGCACCGTGAACGTGTTCTCGGCCGCGCCGCTGTTCGGCGCGCTCGACGTCGTCGAGGCCGCGGGCATCGACGAACTCCGCGACCACTCTGTCTCCCTCACCTGGTATCTCATCGGGCTCGTGGACGAACGCCTCCCCGAGTGCGCCGTCGGGACGCCCCGGGAGGCAGACCGCCGAGGCGGCCACGTCGCCATCGAACATCCGGACGCGGGCGCGCTGAGCCGCGCGCTCCGCGACCGCGGCGTCGTCGTCGACTACCGGCCGCCGAACGTCGTCCGGCTAGCCCCGTCCCCGTACTACGTCAGCCACGAGGACGTCTGGAGCGCGGTCGACGAACTCCGCGAGATACTCGACAGCGACGCGCACGAGGACTACCGAGAGACAGAACAGACGGTGACCTGA
- a CDS encoding alpha/beta hydrolase encodes MTDLDPELAAVVDDIESAGVPAWHRLSVASARRVEDRVFADDDPREVAFVRDLTFAGPRGEVPVRVYRDDPPEPAPVVVFYHGGGWTLGTLDSAGDICRELAARSGAVVVSVDYRLAPEHPFPAGHDDAWAALKWASETAGSFGGDPSRLAVAGTSAGGNLAASVALRAREPDGPSVSHQTLLYPMTDWDTDRASYDEHGDGPLLTAADVEWFWANYCRSPVDAANPYASVLRARDHGDLPDATVVTAGHDPLRDEGRAYADALGAAGTPVEHHHYPSMAHGFLSLTDAVDVADDAMDALAAELRAALA; translated from the coding sequence ATGACCGACCTCGACCCGGAACTGGCGGCTGTCGTCGACGACATCGAGTCGGCGGGCGTACCTGCGTGGCACCGCCTGTCCGTGGCGTCCGCACGCCGGGTCGAGGACCGCGTGTTCGCCGACGACGACCCCCGGGAGGTGGCGTTCGTCCGCGACCTCACGTTCGCGGGGCCGCGCGGCGAGGTTCCGGTCCGAGTCTACCGCGACGACCCGCCGGAGCCCGCGCCCGTCGTGGTGTTCTACCACGGCGGCGGCTGGACGCTCGGCACACTGGACTCGGCGGGCGACATCTGCCGCGAGCTCGCCGCGCGCTCGGGTGCCGTGGTCGTCTCGGTGGACTACCGGCTGGCACCCGAACACCCGTTCCCGGCAGGCCACGACGACGCCTGGGCGGCGCTGAAGTGGGCCAGCGAGACCGCCGGCTCGTTCGGCGGCGACCCGAGCCGGCTGGCCGTCGCGGGGACGAGCGCGGGCGGCAACCTCGCCGCGAGCGTCGCGCTCCGCGCCCGCGAGCCCGACGGCCCCAGTGTCTCCCACCAGACCCTGCTGTACCCGATGACCGACTGGGACACCGACCGGGCGTCCTACGACGAGCACGGCGACGGCCCGCTGCTGACGGCTGCCGACGTGGAGTGGTTCTGGGCGAACTACTGCCGGAGCCCCGTGGACGCCGCGAACCCGTACGCGAGCGTGCTCCGCGCCCGCGACCACGGCGACCTCCCCGACGCGACGGTCGTCACTGCCGGCCACGACCCGCTCCGGGACGAGGGGCGGGCGTACGCCGACGCGCTCGGGGCGGCCGGCACGCCCGTCGAACACCACCACTACCCGTCGATGGCTCACGGCTTCCTCAGCCTCACCGACGCCGTCGATGTCGCGGACGACGCGATGGACGCGCTGGCGGCCGAGCTTCGAGCGGCGCTCGCCTGA
- a CDS encoding DMT family transporter, which translates to MGRYRTPGLFLLLAAIWGTAFPATDAGLADLPPVLFAAVRFDVAAVLLFAYVLATDADWRPRGREDYTYVAIGGTFAIAAHHAFLFAGQQYVTGGVAAVLLGLVPVVTPALTRVVSPGEEFTARTAVGVALGFLGVVVIANPDPANLADSVVGVVLVLAAALAFAIGAVGTHASDPDLPLAATQAWMMAVGAVVLHAASLAVPGNGFAAASWTPNALAALAYLGAVAGAAGFLLYFTLLDELGPIESSFIEYVIPVFAALGGWVLLGQTVTATAVAGFACIFAGFVAAKYPAIRAELHRLDAATR; encoded by the coding sequence ATGGGACGCTACCGAACACCCGGTCTGTTCCTCCTGCTCGCCGCCATCTGGGGGACGGCGTTCCCCGCCACGGACGCCGGCCTCGCCGACCTCCCGCCCGTGCTGTTCGCGGCCGTGCGCTTCGACGTGGCCGCAGTCCTCCTGTTCGCGTACGTACTCGCCACGGACGCCGACTGGCGGCCCCGCGGCCGCGAGGACTACACGTACGTCGCCATCGGCGGAACCTTCGCCATCGCCGCCCACCACGCCTTCCTGTTCGCCGGCCAGCAGTACGTCACCGGCGGCGTCGCCGCCGTCCTCCTCGGCCTCGTCCCCGTCGTCACGCCCGCGCTGACCCGGGTGGTGTCGCCCGGCGAGGAGTTCACCGCGCGCACCGCCGTCGGCGTCGCGCTCGGGTTCCTCGGCGTCGTCGTCATCGCCAACCCCGACCCAGCGAACCTCGCGGACAGCGTCGTCGGCGTCGTGCTCGTGCTCGCCGCCGCCCTCGCGTTCGCCATCGGGGCCGTCGGCACCCACGCCAGCGACCCCGACCTCCCGCTCGCGGCGACGCAGGCGTGGATGATGGCCGTCGGCGCTGTCGTCCTCCACGCCGCCAGCCTCGCCGTCCCGGGCAACGGCTTCGCCGCTGCGTCGTGGACACCGAACGCGCTCGCCGCGCTCGCGTACCTCGGCGCTGTCGCGGGTGCCGCCGGCTTCCTGCTGTACTTCACGCTGCTGGACGAACTCGGCCCCATCGAGTCCAGTTTCATCGAGTACGTCATCCCGGTGTTCGCCGCCCTCGGCGGCTGGGTCCTCCTCGGGCAGACGGTTACTGCCACCGCCGTCGCCGGGTTCGCGTGCATCTTCGCGGGCTTCGTCGCCGCGAAGTACCCCGCGATTCGCGCGGAACTCCACAGACTCGACGCCGCAACTCGGTGA
- a CDS encoding DUF502 domain-containing protein: MRIKTTLQSNFVAGLILVAPLLVTLFVLRTVGGWLGGVLLPVVRGTSLETLTANNLVAAQVLALVLFALAVTAIGFVAQRSAGRKLFGRTGQVVDFLPVFRTIYGTIRGMASSVTSRDSDFESVVYVEYPRDDVYRLGLLTGDSPDELEAIAGEPAQNVFIPGSPNPTQGLLNLVPESRVHESDMSVRAAVRFLMTTGMDSGRSPIELDEEELHAPPADGTADAPADAAESTDSSD; this comes from the coding sequence ATGCGAATCAAAACGACGCTGCAGAGCAACTTCGTCGCCGGACTGATTCTGGTCGCGCCGCTGCTCGTCACGCTGTTCGTGCTGCGGACGGTCGGGGGCTGGCTCGGGGGCGTTCTCCTGCCGGTCGTCCGGGGAACGAGTCTGGAGACGCTGACCGCGAACAACCTCGTGGCCGCCCAGGTGCTCGCGCTCGTGCTGTTCGCGCTGGCGGTCACCGCCATCGGGTTCGTTGCGCAGCGCAGCGCCGGCCGGAAGCTGTTCGGGCGGACGGGCCAGGTTGTCGACTTCCTGCCCGTGTTCCGCACCATCTACGGCACCATTCGGGGGATGGCGAGTTCGGTGACATCCCGGGATTCGGACTTCGAGTCCGTCGTCTACGTCGAGTACCCGCGCGACGACGTCTACCGGCTCGGCCTGCTGACCGGCGACAGCCCGGACGAGCTCGAAGCGATCGCGGGCGAACCCGCACAGAACGTCTTCATTCCGGGCAGCCCGAACCCCACGCAGGGCCTGCTGAACCTCGTGCCCGAGAGCCGCGTCCACGAGTCGGACATGAGCGTGCGTGCCGCCGTCCGGTTCCTGATGACGACCGGAATGGACAGCGGCCGGTCGCCAATCGAACTCGACGAAGAGGAGCTACACGCCCCACCCGCCGACGGGACGGCCGACGCGCCCGCTGACGCGGCCGAATCGACCGACTCCTCGGACTGA
- a CDS encoding ABC transporter ATP-binding protein, with protein MTRQRGTGVEPRTDRERASDRPAAVDAEGLRLTYSDGTEAVRGVDLRVPEGEFFGFLGPNGAGKTTTIKVLATLLAPTDGTVRINGFDVAERPRAVRSTIGYMAQETSVDEELTAAENISFACEAYGVPRGERADRIDDLLDLVDLADVADKEAGEFSGGMKKRLDAATALVHEPPLVFLDEPTTGLDPKARNRLWEYFRRINDEGTTIFLTTQYLEEADQLCEQLAVILDGAIETRGSPADLKREVGGEILDVELAEDDARERAAAIARDFEAFADATVDVSGDGITVTSPVARQHGTDLLVALRDAGLTVTGFNVRAPTLDDVFLAVTGEELDRETEGSA; from the coding sequence ATGACACGACAACGAGGCACCGGTGTCGAGCCCCGCACCGACCGGGAGCGGGCGAGCGACCGGCCAGCGGCCGTCGACGCAGAGGGACTCCGGCTCACGTACTCGGACGGGACGGAGGCCGTCCGCGGCGTCGACTTGCGCGTCCCCGAGGGCGAGTTCTTCGGCTTCCTCGGCCCGAACGGTGCCGGCAAGACGACCACCATCAAAGTGCTCGCGACGCTGCTCGCGCCGACCGACGGCACGGTCCGAATCAACGGCTTCGACGTGGCCGAGCGCCCGCGGGCGGTCCGGTCGACCATCGGGTACATGGCCCAGGAGACGAGCGTCGACGAGGAGCTCACGGCCGCCGAGAACATCTCCTTCGCCTGCGAGGCGTACGGCGTGCCGCGCGGCGAGCGCGCCGACCGCATCGACGACCTCCTCGACCTCGTGGACCTCGCCGACGTCGCCGACAAGGAGGCCGGCGAGTTCTCCGGCGGCATGAAAAAGCGCCTGGACGCCGCGACGGCGCTCGTCCACGAGCCGCCGCTCGTCTTCCTCGACGAACCGACAACGGGGCTCGACCCGAAGGCCCGTAACCGCCTCTGGGAGTACTTCCGCCGCATCAACGACGAGGGCACGACCATCTTCCTCACCACCCAGTACCTCGAAGAAGCCGACCAGCTCTGCGAGCAACTTGCGGTCATCCTCGACGGCGCTATCGAGACGCGGGGGAGCCCGGCCGACCTCAAACGCGAGGTCGGCGGCGAGATACTCGACGTGGAACTGGCCGAGGACGACGCCCGGGAGCGCGCCGCCGCAATCGCCCGCGACTTCGAAGCGTTCGCCGACGCGACGGTCGATGTCAGCGGCGACGGCATCACCGTCACGTCCCCGGTCGCGCGACAACACGGCACGGACCTGCTGGTCGCGCTGCGGGACGCCGGGCTCACCGTCACTGGCTTCAACGTTCGAGCGCCCACGCTCGACGACGTCTTCCTCGCCGTCACGGGCGAAGAACTCGACCGCGAAACGGAGGGGTCGGCGTGA
- a CDS encoding ABC transporter permease — MSIPTDQPDRDLTRSRNSFLGDAWVNFKRWNLKAVRNPFVLVVSLAQPIIFLVLFTEVFGNVAGAAVNRGIPGISYETYLVPAITIQVALAAAITSGIGLVNDIENGMFEKVLVSPMNRTAVFLGKTAAEMFRIAIQVSIILGLGVALGADVTTGLAGAVGIVAVGMLFSLWFLALSNSLAVLTRDQESTIIAANLLQFPLLFLSTAFLPLDSLPGWVQTFATYNPVTYGVDAARSLMLDRDVMTVLDVTTFGGTLDGVIPGVVVLLALDLLLGAVAVFLLSRASSSQAR; from the coding sequence GTGAGTATCCCCACCGACCAGCCGGACCGGGACCTCACGCGCTCCCGGAACAGCTTCCTCGGCGACGCCTGGGTGAACTTCAAGCGCTGGAACCTCAAGGCCGTCCGCAACCCCTTCGTGCTCGTCGTCTCGCTGGCCCAGCCGATCATCTTCCTCGTGCTGTTCACCGAGGTGTTCGGGAACGTCGCCGGTGCGGCCGTCAACCGGGGCATCCCCGGCATCAGCTACGAGACCTACCTCGTTCCCGCAATCACTATCCAGGTCGCGCTCGCCGCCGCCATCACGTCCGGTATCGGGCTCGTCAACGACATCGAGAACGGGATGTTCGAGAAGGTGCTGGTCTCCCCGATGAACCGGACCGCGGTCTTCCTCGGGAAGACTGCGGCGGAGATGTTCCGCATCGCAATCCAGGTGAGCATCATCCTCGGTCTCGGCGTCGCCCTCGGCGCGGACGTCACCACGGGGCTGGCCGGCGCTGTCGGCATCGTCGCCGTCGGCATGCTGTTCTCGCTGTGGTTCCTCGCGCTCTCGAACTCGCTGGCGGTGCTCACCCGCGACCAGGAGTCCACCATCATCGCCGCGAACCTCCTCCAGTTCCCGCTGCTCTTCCTCTCGACGGCCTTCCTCCCGCTGGACTCGCTGCCGGGCTGGGTGCAGACGTTCGCCACCTACAACCCAGTGACCTACGGTGTCGACGCCGCACGCTCGCTGATGCTCGACCGGGACGTGATGACCGTCCTCGACGTCACCACCTTCGGCGGCACCCTCGACGGCGTGATTCCCGGCGTCGTCGTGTTGCTCGCGCTGGACCTCCTGCTCGGCGCGGTCGCTGTCTTCCTGCTTTCCCGGGCGTCGAGCTCTCAGGCGCGCTGA